From one Pedosphaera parvula Ellin514 genomic stretch:
- a CDS encoding L-histidine N(alpha)-methyltransferase: protein MSSVVHVAIHSSQFPEQVRRDLEESIRTRRVNHKFHYDSVKQTQKWLALHQAYSPSRTDDNCAATYDLSFEGAARHIDQAAVHLIGLGCGGGQKDTRLLRLLTENGKLVSYTPSDVSSAMVLVARETAVAVVPQTKCYPLVCDLASATDLAEVIDQQGKAEDARLITFFGMVPNFEPGSILPRLAAVLRPKDWLLFSANLAPGSDYLAGVRKILPLYDNELTREWLITFLLDLGVERTDGELKFTIEDDPAGSGLKRVAAYFHFNRDREVGLDQERFVFKQGEAIRLFFSYRHTPERVKKLLGQVGIEVEEQWVANSEEEGVFLCRKL from the coding sequence ATGTCATCCGTTGTTCATGTAGCCATTCACTCCAGCCAATTTCCTGAGCAGGTGCGACGGGATCTGGAGGAGTCGATCCGCACACGCCGGGTTAACCACAAATTTCATTATGACAGCGTGAAGCAGACCCAGAAATGGTTGGCACTGCACCAGGCTTATTCGCCTTCGAGGACGGACGATAATTGTGCGGCTACCTACGATTTGAGCTTTGAGGGGGCAGCCAGACATATCGATCAGGCGGCGGTACATTTGATTGGATTGGGCTGCGGCGGTGGGCAAAAAGACACAAGGCTCCTGCGCTTACTCACGGAAAATGGGAAATTGGTCTCCTACACCCCTTCCGATGTGAGCAGCGCCATGGTCTTGGTCGCACGTGAAACGGCCGTGGCGGTGGTTCCACAGACGAAATGTTATCCACTCGTTTGTGACCTGGCTTCAGCAACCGATCTGGCGGAAGTGATTGACCAGCAGGGTAAAGCAGAGGATGCCCGGTTGATAACTTTCTTCGGCATGGTGCCCAACTTTGAGCCGGGAAGCATCCTACCCAGACTGGCGGCAGTGCTCAGACCCAAGGATTGGCTACTGTTCAGCGCGAATTTGGCTCCAGGGAGCGATTATCTGGCGGGAGTGCGGAAGATCCTTCCGTTGTATGACAATGAATTGACCCGAGAATGGTTGATCACCTTTTTACTGGATTTGGGGGTGGAACGCACGGATGGCGAATTGAAGTTTACGATCGAAGATGATCCTGCAGGCTCGGGCCTGAAGAGGGTGGCGGCTTACTTTCATTTCAATCGGGATCGCGAGGTGGGTTTGGACCAGGAAAGGTTTGTGTTCAAGCAAGGGGAGGCAATCAGGTTGTTCTTCTCGTATCGGCATACGCCGGAGCGAGTGAAAAAACTGCTCGGGCAGGTCGGAATCGAAGTTGAAGAACAATGGGTGGCTAATTCGGAGGAGGAAGGGGTATTCCTCTGTCGGAAGCTTTAG